The region TTTCTGCTCCCTTAAACAAACGATCTATGTGTTCATCTAGCGTAAAAAAAGTCCCATTGTAAGCCCGAATCACTTCATAAAGACCATCAGCAAATTGATACCCTCTGTCTTCCATATCAATGACAACAGTATCTCGTTCAACAAGTTGATTATTCCAAATAACTTTCATGTTTCCGCCTCTTCCGCTTAAATTAATAATACATGTGTTAGTTTTTTATTTTTATTACCTTTGTGAATACAAAAATCAGCTGCCTGTTCTTTTAGTTTAAAAATAACGTGTCTTTTCCATCTTCTTTATTCTTTTTGGCAGATAAAAGTAACTGAAAAAAATGCAGAATAAAAACATTAAAATAATAAAAGCTAGGCTTTCTGATAATGTAAAAACAAATAAAGCCGCAATTCCAATACCGCAGCTTTCACCGATCAATATAACGAGAATTGTTTTTTTTATGGCTTTAAGTTTTTGATTCTGATCAACTGGATATAAGACAGTTACTGCATTATTATCAAAATGAAAATACAATGGTGCTAATTGAAAACCAGTTAAGTATAAAAATACTACTGCTAAAAACAAATTCAGTAAAAACGGCTTAACAAATACAGTCAATCCTATTGCTATTAGAGCCAATCGAAAAAAAAGTCCGCTATATTCTGTTCCACGTATAAAAGCACGCGTATAAAGGTAGTGGAACGTATTTTTGTGCTCTTTTTTACTATTTTTCAAGAAAACATCCATGTAACGGCGCCTCTTTGTACTACTTTTTAAAATTGGCACATCTGTAAATAAATTGATAAATTGATAAATACGCTGAACTCGTTGGCTCTCTTGTGTAACCATTTGTTGCCATTGATACGGTAAACCTTCAGATAAAGTCAGTTCGTATCTATACCATCCAAATT is a window of Carnobacterium mobile DSM 4848 DNA encoding:
- a CDS encoding ABC transporter permease, coding for MMNNLWKKRVAQHQKKMMRYLKYVLNDHFVIVCLFLVGALGYVYSESLKSLPENFHYAKWIAVVVFTGMLFIGKLATLLQSADTVFLLPKEKELKGYLHLAKRYSFLLPIIVILLGTGITMPLLVAAEAFNFADMLYFVVYLFLMKNNEFDIQGFCMRLSSSTARRKIKFLFFIAALVGSILLVFVSPFLGILYAVLLQFGWYRYELTLSEGLPYQWQQMVTQESQRVQRIYQFINLFTDVPILKSSTKRRRYMDVFLKNSKKEHKNTFHYLYTRAFIRGTEYSGLFFRLALIAIGLTVFVKPFLLNLFLAVVFLYLTGFQLAPLYFHFDNNAVTVLYPVDQNQKLKAIKKTILVILIGESCGIGIAALFVFTLSESLAFIILMFLFCIFFSYFYLPKRIKKMEKTRYF